A stretch of Amycolatopsis balhimycina FH 1894 DNA encodes these proteins:
- a CDS encoding PadR family transcriptional regulator: MPRKIRNTLALALLGLLLERPMHPYEMASTLRERYKDSTFKINPGSLYDTVESLAKHRWIEPVETVREGNRPERTVYAHTELGRQEFIAWLDELVREPVAEYPKFVAAVSYLGALGPERAADALEERARHLAERIDGADTALADTVGKGAPRLFMIEVEFVRHAWRAELDWASRTAAEIRSGSLPWPEHF; the protein is encoded by the coding sequence GTGCCACGCAAGATTCGCAACACCCTCGCCTTGGCCCTGCTCGGCCTGTTGCTGGAACGCCCGATGCACCCGTACGAAATGGCGTCCACGCTGCGCGAGCGGTACAAGGACTCGACGTTCAAGATCAACCCGGGCTCGCTCTACGACACGGTGGAGTCGCTGGCGAAGCACCGCTGGATCGAGCCCGTCGAAACGGTCCGGGAGGGCAACCGGCCGGAGCGGACCGTCTACGCGCACACCGAACTCGGCCGCCAGGAGTTCATCGCCTGGCTCGACGAACTGGTCCGCGAGCCGGTGGCGGAGTACCCGAAGTTCGTCGCGGCCGTGAGCTACCTCGGCGCGCTCGGCCCGGAACGCGCCGCCGACGCGCTGGAGGAACGCGCGCGCCACCTCGCCGAACGCATCGACGGCGCGGACACGGCGCTGGCCGACACCGTCGGCAAGGGGGCGCCCCGGCTGTTCATGATCGAGGTCGAGTTCGTCCGGCACGCCTGGCGGGCCGAACTCGACTGGGCCAGCCGCACCGCCGCCGAAATCCGGTCCGGCTCCCTGCCCTGGCCCGAACACTTCTGA
- a CDS encoding MFS transporter, with product MTGELKRARTGVSVVFAVCGAAFATWLARVPAVQEQLGLSTGELATGLFGLAAGSVLALLGAGALLARIGSRAAVVLGAVVLCAGLPVVAFAWAAPVFVAALVVLGVGNSLLDVAMNAHAARVEDGYGRPIFAGFHAFWNIGGLAGSGVDALMEATGVPVSVHFPVAGAVLLALALWAARTRFLTGADRGQGDAAFAWPSRALVPLGVIAFCGFVAEGAVNSWSAVYLADVTGAAPALASLGYFAFSGTMIAVRLVADRVVARTGAVRFVRVATIVAVLGFAVVLAAPWPLAAVFGFAVVGLGVAGIVPIAWSVASRKQADAPGRAVAAVAACGYLGFLVEPVLVGALATRVGLHWALSSAVVVTFGILFLAPSLRVREAAFTR from the coding sequence GTGACTGGGGAGCTGAAGCGGGCCCGCACGGGCGTTTCGGTCGTGTTCGCGGTGTGCGGCGCGGCGTTCGCGACCTGGCTGGCCCGGGTGCCTGCGGTGCAGGAGCAGCTCGGGCTGAGCACGGGCGAACTGGCGACCGGCCTGTTCGGCCTCGCCGCCGGGTCGGTGCTGGCGCTGCTGGGCGCGGGGGCGCTGCTCGCCCGGATCGGCAGCCGCGCGGCCGTCGTGCTGGGCGCGGTCGTCTTGTGCGCCGGGCTGCCGGTGGTGGCGTTCGCGTGGGCGGCGCCGGTGTTCGTCGCTGCGCTCGTCGTGCTCGGGGTGGGCAACAGCCTGCTCGACGTCGCGATGAACGCGCACGCGGCCCGCGTCGAGGACGGCTACGGGCGCCCGATCTTCGCCGGCTTCCACGCCTTCTGGAACATCGGCGGCCTCGCGGGTTCGGGCGTCGACGCGCTGATGGAGGCCACGGGAGTCCCGGTGTCCGTGCACTTCCCGGTCGCCGGCGCGGTCCTGCTCGCGCTCGCGCTGTGGGCGGCGCGGACCCGGTTCCTCACCGGCGCCGACCGCGGCCAGGGCGACGCGGCGTTCGCGTGGCCGAGCCGGGCGCTGGTGCCGCTGGGCGTGATCGCGTTCTGCGGGTTCGTCGCCGAAGGCGCGGTCAACAGCTGGAGCGCGGTGTACCTCGCCGACGTCACCGGCGCGGCGCCCGCGCTCGCCTCGCTCGGCTACTTCGCCTTCTCGGGGACGATGATCGCGGTCCGCCTGGTGGCCGACCGCGTCGTGGCGCGGACGGGCGCGGTGCGGTTCGTCCGCGTGGCGACCATCGTCGCGGTGCTGGGATTCGCCGTGGTCCTCGCCGCGCCGTGGCCGCTCGCGGCGGTGTTCGGCTTCGCGGTGGTCGGGCTCGGCGTGGCCGGGATCGTGCCGATCGCGTGGAGCGTGGCGAGCCGGAAGCAGGCGGACGCACCGGGCCGGGCGGTCGCTGCCGTCGCGGCCTGCGGGTACTTGGGCTTCCTGGTCGAGCCGGTGCTGGTCGGGGCGCTCGCCACCCGCGTCGGCCTGCACTGGGCGCTGTCGTCGGCGGTCGTGGTCACTTTCGGGATTCTGTTTCTCGCGCCTTCGCTGCGGGTGCGGGAAGCCGCGTTCACGCGGTGA
- a CDS encoding GNAT family N-acetyltransferase: MLITTERLTLHAWSEDFFDGLFAIAQIPETVRYVGTGEPWTREYTRAKHEATLSHWAEHGFGWFAVSTAPGSFDGVVSLVRRSATESGLGLPAVEMGWWIAPSGWGHGYATEATAAVRDKAFEAGWADRLLAVYEPVNKASARVVEKLGFTPHSKFTLDGRVEQRAVLDRPS, translated from the coding sequence GTGCTGATCACCACGGAACGGCTCACGCTGCACGCGTGGTCCGAAGACTTCTTCGACGGCCTGTTCGCGATTGCCCAGATCCCGGAGACGGTCCGGTACGTGGGCACGGGCGAGCCGTGGACCCGCGAGTACACGCGCGCCAAGCACGAGGCAACGCTCTCGCATTGGGCTGAGCACGGCTTCGGCTGGTTCGCGGTATCAACGGCACCGGGTTCCTTCGACGGCGTGGTGTCCCTGGTCCGCCGCAGCGCAACGGAGTCGGGCCTCGGCCTCCCGGCGGTGGAAATGGGCTGGTGGATAGCCCCGTCGGGCTGGGGCCACGGCTACGCGACGGAAGCAACGGCGGCGGTGCGCGACAAAGCCTTCGAGGCCGGCTGGGCGGACCGGCTGCTGGCGGTGTACGAACCGGTGAACAAGGCGTCGGCACGAGTGGTGGAGAAGCTCGGCTTCACCCCGCACAGCAAGTTCACCTTGGACGGCCGGGTCGAGCAGCGGGCGGTCCTGGACCGCCCGAGCTGA
- a CDS encoding FAD-dependent monooxygenase yields MPETDVLIAGAGPAGLLLAAELALAGVRTTIVERHPERPPYCRGFNLNARSLDLLARRGLAGGLVAEGHRVPHAPVTGLPGPLLLADAATDHPFSLGIPQTRVEEVLEARALDLGAEILRGHELRSFTQDGDGVTSVVHNGHFRSRYLAGCDGGRSTVRKQAGIGFPGVDARWFALLGDVECDLPYGPVAGQDGRSLFVIPRPGYVRIVVREDDPPADKDTPVTLDRLQAQVDAVLGRHVELRAPRWLSRFGDAARLAERYRAGRVLLAGDAAHIHPPAGAIGVNVALDDAFNLGWKLAATVLGTASAGLLDTYHEERHAAGERILANTRAQVALEEAGAEPWADLMRRVAAHPAGNRALAEIITGLDACYEPAGHPWLGRLAPDVPLTVSGTETHLAALLRSGRPVLLDLTGTFASWSTAIDVVAASSPSTSDVDAVLLRPDGHVAWAGTPGSGAAGLAEAVRRWVGDVPVPASG; encoded by the coding sequence GTGCCCGAAACCGATGTCCTCATCGCCGGCGCCGGCCCCGCCGGCCTGCTGCTCGCCGCGGAGCTCGCGCTGGCCGGGGTCCGCACCACGATCGTCGAACGCCACCCCGAGCGCCCGCCGTACTGCCGCGGCTTCAACCTCAACGCGCGCTCGCTGGACCTGCTGGCCCGCCGGGGGCTGGCCGGCGGACTGGTCGCCGAGGGCCACCGGGTGCCCCACGCGCCGGTCACCGGCCTGCCCGGGCCGCTGCTGCTCGCGGACGCGGCGACGGACCACCCGTTCTCCCTGGGCATCCCGCAGACCCGCGTGGAGGAGGTCCTGGAGGCGCGGGCTCTCGACCTCGGCGCCGAAATCCTGCGCGGGCACGAACTGCGGTCGTTCACCCAGGACGGCGACGGCGTCACGTCCGTTGTCCACAATGGACATTTTCGGTCCCGGTACCTCGCGGGGTGCGACGGTGGGCGCAGCACCGTGCGCAAGCAGGCGGGCATCGGCTTCCCCGGCGTCGACGCGCGTTGGTTCGCACTGCTCGGCGACGTCGAATGCGATCTGCCTTACGGGCCAGTCGCCGGGCAGGACGGCCGGAGCTTGTTCGTCATCCCACGGCCCGGGTACGTCCGGATCGTCGTCCGGGAGGACGACCCGCCCGCGGACAAGGACACCCCGGTCACGCTGGACCGGCTCCAGGCGCAGGTGGACGCCGTGCTGGGCCGGCACGTCGAACTGCGGGCACCCCGCTGGCTGAGCCGGTTCGGCGACGCGGCGCGGCTGGCCGAGCGGTACCGCGCGGGCCGGGTGCTGCTGGCGGGCGACGCGGCGCACATCCACCCGCCGGCCGGGGCGATCGGCGTGAACGTCGCCCTCGACGACGCGTTCAACCTGGGCTGGAAGCTCGCGGCGACGGTGCTCGGCACGGCGTCCGCGGGCCTCCTCGACACCTACCACGAGGAGCGGCACGCGGCGGGCGAGCGGATCCTGGCGAACACGCGGGCGCAGGTGGCGCTCGAAGAGGCCGGCGCGGAGCCGTGGGCCGACTTGATGCGCCGCGTCGCCGCGCACCCGGCGGGCAACCGCGCGCTCGCCGAGATCATCACCGGACTGGACGCCTGCTACGAGCCGGCCGGGCACCCGTGGCTGGGCCGCTTGGCGCCGGACGTGCCGTTGACGGTTTCCGGGACCGAAACGCACCTGGCCGCGCTGCTGCGTTCCGGGCGGCCGGTGCTGCTGGACCTGACGGGCACCTTCGCGTCGTGGTCGACGGCGATCGACGTGGTCGCCGCGTCGAGTCCGTCCACTTCGGACGTCGATGCGGTGCTGCTGCGGCCGGACGGGCATGTCGCTTGGGCCGGCACGCCGGGCTCGGGTGCTGCGGGGCTGGCGGAGGCGGTGCGTCGATGGGTCGGCGATGTTCCGGTTCCGGCCTCCGGCTGA
- a CDS encoding oxidoreductase codes for MTFAADTAGTWTLGDLTVNRIGFGAMRLPQQGQAFAPGAVPRDRDQAIAVLRRAVELGVNHIDTAAFYFSSLRSANELINRALAHYPDDLVIATKVGPARDSSGEWLPMATPRQLRGQVEENLRQLGRDHLDLVNLRVGGLDSITEHFAVLAGLRQAGLIRHLGISNARPEHLAQAQAVAPVVCVQNAYGLGYRRNQDALLVSCGEQGVAFVPFFAIAGAGREAGAGGDEPEEVLAIARAHGAGPVRVRLAWALHRGPHVLVIPGTGTPDHLEDNMAAGALRLTPDELARLDVVHRAAQER; via the coding sequence GTGACCTTCGCCGCGGACACCGCCGGTACCTGGACGCTCGGTGACCTGACGGTCAACCGCATCGGCTTCGGCGCGATGCGATTGCCGCAGCAGGGTCAGGCGTTCGCTCCCGGCGCCGTCCCACGCGACCGGGACCAGGCGATCGCCGTGCTGCGCCGCGCCGTCGAACTCGGCGTGAACCACATCGACACGGCGGCGTTCTACTTCTCGTCGCTGCGTTCGGCCAACGAGCTGATCAACCGCGCGCTCGCGCACTACCCGGACGACCTGGTCATCGCCACCAAGGTGGGCCCGGCCCGCGACTCGTCCGGTGAATGGCTGCCCATGGCCACCCCGCGGCAACTGCGCGGGCAGGTCGAAGAGAACCTGCGTCAGCTCGGCCGCGACCACCTGGACCTGGTCAATCTCCGGGTCGGCGGGCTCGATTCGATCACCGAGCACTTCGCGGTGCTGGCCGGGCTGCGGCAAGCAGGCCTGATCCGGCACCTCGGCATCTCCAATGCGCGGCCCGAGCACCTCGCGCAAGCGCAGGCCGTAGCGCCGGTGGTGTGCGTGCAGAACGCGTACGGCCTGGGTTACCGGAGGAACCAGGACGCGCTCCTCGTCAGCTGCGGCGAGCAGGGTGTCGCGTTCGTGCCTTTCTTCGCGATCGCCGGCGCCGGGCGCGAGGCGGGCGCCGGTGGCGACGAGCCCGAGGAAGTCCTCGCCATCGCCCGGGCGCACGGCGCCGGCCCGGTGCGGGTCCGTCTCGCCTGGGCGCTGCACCGGGGACCGCACGTGCTCGTCATCCCCGGCACCGGAACCCCGGACCACCTCGAGGACAACATGGCCGCCGGGGCCCTCCGGCTCACGCCCGACGAGCTGGCCCGGCTCGACGTCGTCCACCGGGCGGCGCAGGAAAGGTGA
- a CDS encoding MarR family winged helix-turn-helix transcriptional regulator: MSEPPTGDRPGYLIKRAQQALNQACTDRLRPVELSMSQYAVLRALDDHPGASSAELARITFVTRQSLRDVLGGLRSAGLVTVAEQAATGRARPVALTPPGRAKLRAAEDLVTEVETRMLGDLSADQRRYLADLLRTCVDNLA, from the coding sequence ATGAGTGAACCCCCGACCGGCGATCGGCCCGGCTACTTGATCAAACGTGCCCAGCAGGCGTTGAACCAAGCCTGCACCGATCGGCTGCGCCCCGTCGAGTTGTCGATGTCGCAGTACGCCGTGCTGCGGGCGCTCGACGACCACCCTGGTGCGTCGTCGGCCGAACTGGCCCGGATCACCTTCGTCACGCGGCAGTCGCTGCGAGACGTCCTGGGCGGCCTGCGGTCGGCCGGGCTGGTCACCGTCGCCGAGCAGGCCGCCACCGGTCGCGCGCGGCCGGTGGCGTTGACGCCGCCGGGCCGAGCGAAGCTGCGGGCCGCCGAGGACCTCGTCACCGAGGTCGAAACTCGGATGCTCGGCGACCTGTCGGCCGACCAGCGGCGCTATCTGGCGGACCTGCTGCGCACCTGCGTCGACAACCTGGCTTGA